The Dermacentor albipictus isolate Rhodes 1998 colony chromosome 2, USDA_Dalb.pri_finalv2, whole genome shotgun sequence genome has a segment encoding these proteins:
- the LOC135903406 gene encoding tigger transposable element-derived protein 4-like, whose product MASRPIARKKPLELLEKIEVLNEVCTSWLSKTEIARKFGIAKSTVSGIVRDEAQITTALQDGEFVPKRKRMRTAMHKDLEDILLAWVKQARGANLPVNGVVLKAKSEEIALRLNVEFACSDGWLDRFRERHGLAFCCIVGEAAAVDETACSDWRQNKLNDLMEECDPQDIYNVDETALFYQLLPNKKLAFAGDNCVAGKHSKLRVTVLVGANMTGMDKLRLLVIGKSKAPRCFKSIKTLPDFVHG is encoded by the exons ATGGCAAGTCGGCCAATAGCTCGGAAAAAGCCGCTTGAACTTCTTGAGAAGATCGAAGTTTTGAACGAAGTATGCACCAGCTGGCTTTCAAAGACTGAAATTGCGCGCAAGTTCGGCATCGCGAAAAGTACCGTGAGTGGTATTGTGAGAGACGAAGCGCAGATTACCACTGCTCTGCAAGATGGTGAGTTTGTGCCGAAGCGTAAAAGGATGCGCACAGCTATGCATAAAGACTTAGAAGACATCCTTCTTGCTTGGGttaagcagg CGCGCGGTGCGAATTTGCCAGTGAATGGAGTCGTATTGAAAGCGAAATCAGAAGAAATTGCACTGCGGCTCAATGTGGAGTTTGCATGCAGTGATGGGTGGCTCGACCGTTTCCGCGAAAGGCATGGACTGGCCTTTTGTTGCATTGTCGGTGAGGCCGCTGCAGTGGACGAAACGGCCTGCAGCGATTGGAGGCAGAACAAACTGAATGACCTCATGGAAGAATGTGACCCTCAAGATATATACAACGTTGACGAAACTGCCCTTTTCTACCAGCTGCTTCCAAACAAAAAGCTCGCATTTGCTGGTGATAACTGCGTGGCGGGCAAGCATAGCAAACTTCGGGTAACGGTCCTCGTGGGCGCAAATATGACTGGGATGGACAAACTAAGGTTGCTGGTGATTGGGAAGTCTAAAGCACCACGCTGCTTTAAAAGCATAAAAACGCTGCCGGACTTTGTACATGGCTAA